Sequence from the Panicum virgatum strain AP13 chromosome 5N, P.virgatum_v5, whole genome shotgun sequence genome:
AGCAGGGAATGAACTAACCTGAGAAGAAGAGGGCGTGGGGCTGTAGGTCGGCCATGGCGGCAGGGAAATCTCGACTTCGGCGCGGCATAGGAGCCGCACCCACCCCGCCCTGTGCTGGCGGCCTCcggccccggccgcggccggtcGACCCCGTCGGCCTGACCCCCCTCCAACGACGCCGAGGCTTCTCCCCAACCCCTCCACAGCTTCCGCGCGTGAGGAACGAAAACGAAAAACGTGGGGAGCGCACCTGCAGGAGGGTGGTTGCGGTCTTCTCGGACGGCCGGTGCACGTCACCGGCGTTCCCGCCACCCGCGCCTCTGCCTGGATGTCGCCTCCgtccatcttgctgacgcctcgacagcaccgccaccgccgacgccgcctctTCAACACCAGCGTTTGGATCCGCCTGTCATAGCCCAGGATGCG
This genomic interval carries:
- the LOC120672992 gene encoding uncharacterized protein LOC120672992 isoform X3 yields the protein MGGGSGPAASRWIAGGGVEAVQQPADPGGGMERAADPNAGVEEAASAVAVLSRRQQDGRRRHPGRGAGGGNAGDVHRPSEKTATTLLQVRSPRFSFSFLTRGSCGGVGEKPRRRWRGVRPTGSTGRGRGRRPPAQGGVGAAPMPRRSRDFPAAMADLQPHALFFSDFMLLHAAPACPAGHLASFVGGFVQIASCIFGGIVCKIPLAAWLRLKQVVMGVL
- the LOC120672992 gene encoding uncharacterized protein LOC120672992 isoform X1; translation: MGGGSGPAASRWIAGGGVEAVQQPADPGGGMERAADPNAGVEEAASAVAVLSRRQQDGRRRHPGRGAGGGNAGDVHRPSEKTATTLLQVRSPRFSFSFLTRGSCGGVGEKPRRRWRGVRPTGSTGRGRGRRPPAQGGVGAAPMPRRSRDFPAAMADLQPHALFFSDFMLLHAAPACPAGHLASFVVELLVLRQPINNLLSDSYSLPHLGILQFNNYASGGFVQIASCIFGGIVCKIPLAAWLRLKQVVMGVL
- the LOC120672992 gene encoding uncharacterized protein LOC120672992 isoform X4, whose protein sequence is MGGGSGPAASRWIAGGGVEAVQQPADPGGGMERAADPNAGVEEAASAVAVLSRRQQDGRRRHPGRGAGGGNAGDVHRPSEKTATTLLQVRSPRFSFSFLTRGSCGGVGEKPRRRWRGVRPTGSTGRGRGRRPPAQGGVGAAPMPRRSRDFPAAMADLQPHALFFSAPACPAGHLASFVGGFVQIASCIFGGIVCKIPLAAWLRLKQVVMGVL
- the LOC120672992 gene encoding uncharacterized protein LOC120672992 isoform X2; translated protein: MGGGSGPAASRWIAGGGVEAVQQPADPGGGMERAADPNAGVEEAASAVAVLSRRQQDGRRRHPGRGAGGGNAGDVHRPSEKTATTLLQVRSPRFSFSFLTRGSCGGVGEKPRRRWRGVRPTGSTGRGRGRRPPAQGGVGAAPMPRRSRDFPAAMADLQPHALFFSAPACPAGHLASFVVELLVLRQPINNLLSDSYSLPHLGILQFNNYASGGFVQIASCIFGGIVCKIPLAAWLRLKQVVMGVL